From a single Micromonospora sp. WMMD1102 genomic region:
- a CDS encoding ribokinase, producing the protein MSRPRVVVMGSANMDLVVTTGALPKPGETVFGTDFVMVAGGKGANQAIAATRAGADGALLGAIGSDSFGVTLKARISAAGVDTERLRVVYGSSGVAVITVDAEGENTIVVTPAANSAFTGLTESELTAVREADVLVAQLEIPVGTVTAAARAARSAGARVLLNAAPAQPVPVELLDCVDLLVVNEAEARAITGHGQEDPAALLAVVPRVVLTLGRHGAWYGDREGTAVHVPAVKVDLVDSTGAGDAFTGALAVAWGEGREPLDAVRWASAAGAACARRLGASVSLPLRSEIDSLYAPGD; encoded by the coding sequence GTGAGCCGGCCTCGGGTCGTAGTCATGGGCAGCGCGAACATGGACCTGGTGGTCACCACCGGTGCCCTGCCGAAGCCGGGCGAGACGGTCTTCGGCACCGATTTCGTCATGGTGGCCGGCGGCAAGGGCGCCAACCAGGCGATCGCGGCCACCCGGGCCGGTGCCGACGGTGCCCTGCTCGGCGCGATCGGCTCGGACTCGTTCGGCGTGACGCTCAAGGCCCGGATTTCGGCCGCCGGGGTGGACACCGAACGGCTCCGGGTGGTCTACGGCTCCTCCGGGGTGGCGGTGATCACCGTCGACGCCGAGGGCGAGAACACCATCGTGGTCACCCCGGCCGCGAACTCGGCGTTCACCGGCCTGACCGAGAGCGAGCTGACCGCCGTACGCGAGGCTGACGTGCTGGTCGCCCAGCTGGAGATCCCGGTCGGCACGGTGACCGCGGCGGCTCGGGCGGCCCGCTCCGCCGGCGCCCGGGTGCTGCTGAACGCGGCGCCCGCCCAGCCGGTACCGGTCGAGCTGCTGGACTGCGTCGACCTGCTGGTGGTCAACGAGGCCGAGGCGCGGGCGATCACCGGACACGGTCAGGAGGACCCGGCGGCGCTGCTGGCCGTGGTGCCCCGGGTGGTGCTGACCTTGGGCCGGCACGGCGCCTGGTACGGCGACCGCGAGGGCACCGCCGTGCACGTACCCGCGGTCAAGGTGGACCTGGTCGACTCGACGGGTGCCGGTGACGCCTTCACCGGTGCGCTGGCGGTGGCCTGGGGTGAGGGCCGGGAGCCGCTCGACGCGGTGCGTTGGGCGAGCGCCGCCGGTGCCGCCTGTGCCCGCCGGCTCGGCGCCTCGGTCTCGCTGCCGCTCCGGTCCGAGATCGACTCCCTCTACGCCCCCGGAGATTGA
- a CDS encoding YccF domain-containing protein, with the protein MVRFVLNLLWLIFGSGIALAIGYGIAALICFVLVVTIPFGVAALRLAYYSLWPFGRTLVAKPGAGLGSGLANVLWVVLAGWWLALAHIVAGIALCVTIIGIPFGIANFKLVPAAFWPLGREVVEVDDLRRPGVAPTPAS; encoded by the coding sequence ATGGTGCGATTCGTGCTCAACCTGCTCTGGCTGATCTTCGGTAGCGGCATCGCCCTCGCCATCGGGTACGGGATCGCCGCCCTGATCTGCTTCGTGCTGGTCGTGACCATCCCGTTCGGCGTCGCCGCGCTGCGACTGGCCTACTACTCGCTCTGGCCGTTCGGCCGGACCCTGGTGGCGAAGCCCGGCGCCGGGCTCGGCTCGGGGCTGGCGAACGTGCTCTGGGTGGTGCTGGCCGGCTGGTGGCTGGCACTCGCGCACATCGTCGCCGGGATCGCGCTCTGCGTCACGATCATCGGTATCCCGTTCGGCATCGCCAACTTCAAGCTGGTCCCGGCGGCGTTCTGGCCGCTCGGCCGCGAGGTGGTGGAGGTCGACGACCTCCGCCGGCCGGGCGTGGCGCCCACCCCGGCGAGCTGA